The genome window CTTTTGGAAGAAGTGGAGCGTCTACTCTTCTCTTCATAATGATGCTAATTGTTGTCATCATGTTGATTATTGCCTTCATCATCTGTACTTGCATCTGTGGCATCTGTAGCTTCTGTCCTAGTCAAGGCCGCCAATCTTTTTGGAAGAAAAATGTTGTAGTAGTACTTAGCCAGGTCCGTTGTTTTCTTTGAGCTGAACTGCTTCGAGGCAATCTTCATGAAGTTCTCATGTTTATTATGAGGAATCAACTTCTCAATATCATCCAATTTCTTCTTGTCTTCTGCAGTCCATAACTTCAGAACTTCCTCACCCATTGCATCGAACCCACAGTTTTTGAAAGTTTTCTCACCCAATTGATACTTGAGCCTGTTCCTGGTCTCTTTTACATGAACTCCTACACAGGCCTCAGATCCAGGACGAGAACATTTACACTTGTCATCCACTGCTTGCCTTGTCTTCCGTGGCTCCATGATGAATGGCAGCATGACCACTGTGCCCATCTTTTGTAAGGTCTTCTTATCAGTTCTGTAGTCAGCTTTATCTTTCTCAGATGGGGCATTTTCCCACTCAGGGACAGAAGCTTGGTACTGGACAGAGTCTATCCTAATACATTTCCTCGTTGATACAAGAAAACTAGATAAGTGACCAGCTATCCTCGCAGAACTCCTTGTGCCTTGTCTGTGAAGCCTTTTCTGTTCCAGGT of Phragmites australis chromosome 3, lpPhrAust1.1, whole genome shotgun sequence contains these proteins:
- the LOC133910825 gene encoding AT-rich interactive domain-containing protein 1-like is translated as MDGPDLPSGGSGAPPGSPAQSRKRKRGATPAAEEPAAASTRRATRSTAGLEVGGAVRWARSAAAGTLWAVRGRNRGIDDDEERMGALILAVRHVLSELKPDDPDTPYAKKRLHRQGTRSSARIAGHLSSFLVSTRKCIRIDSVQYQASVPEWENAPSEKDKADYRTDKKTLQKMGTVVMLPFIMEPRKTRQAVDDKCKCSRPGSEACVGVHVKETRNRLKYQLGEKTFKNCGFDAMGEEVLKLWTAEDKKKLDDIEKLIPHNKHENFMKIASKQFSSKKTTDLAKYYYNIFLPKRLAALTRTEATDATDASTDDEGNNQHDDNN